A genomic window from Labeo rohita strain BAU-BD-2019 chromosome 6, IGBB_LRoh.1.0, whole genome shotgun sequence includes:
- the mafaa gene encoding transcription factor MafAa, producing MATDLAMSADLPNSPLAIEYVNDFDLMKFEVKKEPPEADRYCHRLPPGSLSSTPISTPCSSVPSSPSFCAPSPGSQPGQNLGNGVNNNNNSGNNNNQGSSGKPQLEDLYWIPNYQHHISPEALNLTPEDAVEALIGNAHHHHHHHQPYEGFRGQQYVGEDLSTATNGHHHPVHHHHHHHHGHHAHARLEDRFSDEQLVSMTVRELNRQLRGFSKEEVIRLKQKRRTLKNRGYAQSCRYKRVQQRHMLESEKCTLQSQVEQLKQDVARLIKERDLYKEKYEKLASRTFNGGGGSGGGNTRDPSSGTHGKTTSTEFFM from the coding sequence ATGGCCACCGATCTCGCCATGAGCGCAGATTTGCCCAACAGCCCCCTGGCTATTGAATATGTCAACGACTTCGATCTCATGAAGTTTGAAGTCAAGAAAGAGCCCCCGGAGGCCGACCGCTATTGCCACCGTCTGCCCCCGGGCTCGCTATCCTCCACCCCAATCAGCACACCCTGCTCCTCGGTGCCTTCCTCACCCAGTTTCTGCGCCCCCAGTCCCGGATCGCAGCCTGGCCAGAACCTCGGAAATGGcgtcaacaacaacaacaacagtggcaacaacaacaaccaaggCTCCTCGGGCAAGCCGCAGCTGGAAGATCTCTACTGGATTCCCAACTACCAGCATCACATCAGTCCAGAGGCCCTCAACCTGACGCCCGAGGACGCGGTGGAGGCGCTTATCGGTAACGCgcaccaccaccaccatcacCACCAGCCCTACGAGGGATTCCGCGGTCAGCAATACGTCGGAGAAGACCTCTCGACGGCCACGAACGGGCACCATCACCCGGTgcaccaccaccaccatcatcacCACGGCCACCACGCGCACGCGCGCCTCGAGGACCGCTTCTCGGACGAGCAGCTGGTGAGCATGACAGTGCGCGAACTCAACCGGCAACTGAGAGGCTTCAGCAAAGAAGAGGTGATCCGTCTCAAGCAGAAACGGCGAACCCTGAAGAACCGCGGCTATGCGCAGTCGTGCCGCTACAAGCGCGTACAGCAGCGCCACATGCTCGAGAGCGAAAAGTGCACGCTTCAGAGTCAGGTGGAGCAACTCAAGCAAGACGTGGCGCGTCTGATCAAAGAGCGGGACCTGTACAAGGAGAAGTACGAGAAGCTCGCGAGCCGAACCTTTAACGGCGGCGGCGGCAGCGGAGGCGGCAACACTCGGGACCCGTCCAGCGGCACTCACGGCAAAACCACTTCCACGGAATTCTTCATGTGA